In Anthonomus grandis grandis chromosome 5, icAntGran1.3, whole genome shotgun sequence, the following are encoded in one genomic region:
- the LOC126736604 gene encoding ER membrane protein complex subunit 10, giving the protein MLLIVGLFCVLFPRHILSSSLEHDGSVSIRLLHALNRESEPIFTDRGNITIHSLRVGQAIVDQKPLPEEEKLKIQILARNNDFYRIKAIVVANDGSERSFISTSKACMLAESELDDKLIVSLDYMGRVVGITSVIASKAACEGADVPLEKLKEFTTTVYVRHTEAGAIPDTASFVQKLEREKEAQEKGEVKDNRSFLAKYWMYILPVVVVMVISSATNPEAQGGGGGGGRGGQ; this is encoded by the exons ATGCTTTTAATAGTAGGCCTATTCTGTGTATTATTTCCTAGGCATATATTGTCG AGTAGTTTGGAACATGACGGCTCAGTATCCATTCGTCTACTTCATGCGTTAAATAGAGAATCAGAACCAATCTTTACTGATCGTGGGAATATTACCATACACAGCTTACGCGTAGGTCAGGCGATAGTAGATCAGAAACCACTTCCTGaggaagaaaaactaaaaattcag ATTTTAGCtagaaataatgatttttacaGGATAAAGGCTATTGTTGTTGCAAATGATGGGTCAGAAAGGTCATTTATTTCCACTTCAAAAGCT TGTATGTTAGCAGAATCCGAATTAGATGACAAACTGATAGTCTCTTTAGACTATATGGGTAGAGTAGTTGGTATTACTTCTGTGATAGCTTCAAAAGCGGCTTGTGAGGGAGCTGATGTGCCACTTGAAAAGTTAAAGGAATTCACCACCACTGTTTATGTTCGGCATACTGAAGCTGGAGCAAT acCGGACACCGCTTCTTTCGTACAAAAATTGGAAAGGGAAAAGGAAGCACAGGAAAAGGGAGAAGTCAAAGATAACAGATCATTTTTGGCCAAATAT tgGATGTATATACTTCCGGTGGTAGTGGTGATGGTGATATCTTCAGCTACCAACCCAGAAGCCCAAGGTGGGGGTGGTGGTGGTGGTAGAGGAGgacaataa